In a single window of the Anaerotruncus rubiinfantis genome:
- the tyrS gene encoding tyrosine--tRNA ligase, translating to MTVFEELTRRGLIAQMTHPEKIEELLNKEKVTFYIGFDATADSLHVGHFLQLVVMRRLQLAGHRPIALLGTGTTMVGDPTGRTDMRKMLTPEEINYNAECFKRQMEKFIDFSDGKALMLRNGDWLLKLNYIELLRDVGVYFSVNQMLTMDSVKTRLERGLSFLEFNYMIMQSYDFLKLHRDYGCMLEVGGNDQWANILGGIDLTRRVTGDEVYGMTFTLLTTKEGKKMGKTENGAVWLDPNKTSPYEFFQYWRNVGDDDVVNCLKLLTFLPVEEIEAMEKWEGSELNKAKEILAFELCKMVHGETEAQKALDAARALFGAGTSSDDMPSTTISASDFSDGKISVVDLLVKSGLAPSKGEAKRLIQQGGISVDDVKVSDFAEAVAADAFGKGHVILKKGKKVYHKVLLG from the coding sequence ATGACAGTTTTCGAAGAATTAACCCGACGCGGCCTGATCGCGCAGATGACGCACCCGGAAAAGATTGAGGAACTTCTCAATAAGGAGAAGGTGACCTTCTATATCGGGTTCGACGCAACTGCGGACAGCCTGCATGTCGGCCATTTTCTTCAGCTGGTCGTGATGCGCCGCCTGCAGCTTGCGGGACACCGTCCGATCGCCCTGCTGGGCACCGGCACGACCATGGTCGGCGACCCGACCGGCCGCACCGATATGCGCAAGATGCTCACCCCTGAGGAGATCAATTATAACGCTGAATGTTTCAAGCGCCAGATGGAGAAATTTATCGACTTCTCGGACGGCAAGGCGCTGATGCTCAGAAACGGCGACTGGCTCCTCAAACTGAACTATATCGAGCTTTTGCGCGATGTCGGCGTCTATTTCTCGGTCAACCAGATGCTCACGATGGACAGCGTCAAGACACGCCTCGAACGCGGGCTCTCCTTCCTGGAATTTAACTATATGATCATGCAGAGCTACGACTTCTTAAAGCTGCACCGTGATTACGGCTGCATGTTGGAGGTCGGCGGCAACGACCAGTGGGCCAATATCCTGGGCGGGATCGATCTGACCCGACGCGTGACCGGCGACGAGGTCTATGGGATGACCTTCACGCTGCTCACCACCAAAGAGGGCAAGAAGATGGGCAAGACCGAAAACGGCGCCGTCTGGCTCGATCCCAATAAGACCTCCCCTTACGAGTTTTTCCAGTACTGGAGAAACGTCGGGGACGACGATGTTGTGAACTGCCTCAAGCTGCTCACTTTCCTGCCGGTCGAAGAGATCGAAGCGATGGAAAAGTGGGAAGGCAGCGAGCTCAACAAGGCGAAGGAGATCCTTGCCTTTGAACTCTGTAAGATGGTCCACGGCGAAACCGAGGCCCAGAAGGCGCTCGACGCCGCGCGCGCGCTGTTCGGCGCGGGAACCTCAAGCGATGACATGCCGTCCACCACAATCTCCGCTTCCGATTTTTCGGATGGGAAGATCAGTGTGGTCGACCTGCTTGTAAAGTCCGGTCTGGCGCCGTCAAAGGGCGAAGCCAAGCGCCTGATCCAGCAGGGCGGTATCTCTGTCGATGATGTAAAGGTTTCTGACTTTGCGGAAGCTGTAGCTGCCGACGCGTTCGGAAAAGGTCATGTGATTCTCAAAAAGGGGAAGAAGGTTTACCATAAGGTCCTGTTGGGCTGA
- the leuC gene encoding 3-isopropylmalate dehydratase large subunit, whose protein sequence is MGMTMSQKILAKKAGLESVVAGQLINADIDLVLGNDITTPVAIDEFEKYGFDSIYSKSGIAIVLDHFTPNKDIKAAQLSKRCREFANKYDVVNYFDVGEMGIEHALLPEKGLVAPGELVVGADSHTCTYGALGAFSTGFGSTDMAAAMATGKCWFKVPSAIRFNLTGKPGKWVSGKDVILHIIGMIGVDGALYKSMEFGGAGLGNLSIDDRLTMANMAIEAGGKNGIFEVDEVTLAYEKGRVNRTFEIFTPDPDAEYERVIDIDLSALRPTVSFPHLPENTKTIDEVGDVAIDQVVIGSCTNGRLSDLAAAAEILKGKKLAKNVRCIVIPGTQQIYREAMHAGYFDIFLEAGCAISTPTCGPCLGGYMGILAEGERCVATTNRNFVGRMGHVKSEVYLASPAVAAASAVAGKIADPEKV, encoded by the coding sequence ATGGGAATGACCATGAGCCAGAAAATTCTGGCGAAAAAAGCGGGCCTCGAATCGGTTGTGGCGGGACAGCTGATCAACGCGGATATTGACCTGGTGCTCGGCAATGACATCACCACGCCGGTGGCGATCGATGAGTTTGAAAAGTATGGTTTCGACAGTATCTACAGCAAATCCGGCATCGCAATCGTGCTCGACCACTTCACCCCGAACAAGGATATCAAGGCGGCGCAGCTTTCTAAACGCTGCCGGGAGTTCGCGAACAAATACGATGTGGTAAACTATTTCGACGTGGGCGAAATGGGCATCGAACATGCGCTTCTGCCGGAAAAGGGCCTGGTTGCCCCGGGCGAGCTGGTGGTCGGCGCGGACAGCCACACCTGCACTTACGGCGCACTTGGCGCTTTTTCGACCGGCTTCGGCTCGACCGATATGGCCGCCGCGATGGCGACCGGAAAATGCTGGTTCAAGGTCCCGTCCGCAATCCGATTCAATCTGACCGGAAAGCCGGGCAAATGGGTGAGCGGCAAGGACGTCATCCTGCACATCATCGGCATGATCGGCGTGGACGGGGCGCTCTACAAATCGATGGAGTTCGGCGGGGCGGGGCTTGGGAACCTTTCGATCGATGACCGTCTCACCATGGCGAATATGGCGATCGAAGCGGGTGGCAAAAACGGCATCTTCGAAGTCGACGAAGTGACACTGGCCTATGAAAAAGGCCGTGTCAATCGGACTTTTGAGATCTTCACGCCCGACCCTGACGCGGAATATGAGCGGGTCATTGATATCGACCTTTCGGCGCTGCGCCCGACCGTTTCCTTCCCGCATCTGCCGGAGAACACAAAGACCATCGACGAGGTCGGAGACGTCGCGATCGACCAGGTGGTTATCGGGTCCTGTACCAACGGGAGGCTCAGTGACCTCGCGGCGGCGGCAGAGATTCTGAAGGGGAAAAAGCTTGCGAAAAATGTACGCTGCATCGTCATCCCCGGAACCCAGCAGATCTACCGCGAGGCGATGCATGCAGGTTACTTTGATATCTTCCTGGAGGCAGGCTGCGCCATCTCCACACCGACCTGCGGTCCATGCCTCGGCGGGTATATGGGAATCCTGGCGGAGGGCGAGCGGTGCGTGGCGACGACCAACCGCAACTTTGTCGGCAGGATGGGCCATGTAAAATCGGAAGTATACCTTGCGTCCCCGGCGGTTGCCGCCGCGAGCGCTGTCGCAGGGAAAATTGCAGATCCTGAAAAAGTTTGA
- a CDS encoding sigma-E processing peptidase SpoIIGA, producing the protein MTVYADVLVVVNYIINLLLLLASGKLLGLVMRRRRLFFAALLGAFGSLIIFLPYIGVWFQALYKLLLAAAMAATAFGARPWQRFLKALLMTFAVSFIFAGFLLAVSFFLAPAGMLFYNGVVYFDISALMLIFSTTAAYLLLSLLEKLFAGRTHEKKLYDVTVSVSGKTVSFKGLVDTGSSLREPFSGAPVIVCDRELAGKVRPDESVSFRVIPCLTVTGQGTLEGFHPDEVTIVGDGKQIKTSDVYIASSREPIGGEYQALLNPQLVDRG; encoded by the coding sequence ATGACAGTTTATGCGGATGTGCTTGTGGTGGTGAATTATATCATAAATCTCCTGCTCCTGCTCGCATCCGGCAAGCTGCTCGGCCTGGTCATGCGCAGGCGGCGGCTCTTTTTTGCCGCATTGCTGGGCGCGTTTGGTTCGCTCATCATCTTTCTGCCTTATATCGGCGTTTGGTTCCAGGCGCTTTATAAGCTGCTGCTTGCCGCTGCAATGGCCGCGACAGCGTTTGGCGCAAGGCCATGGCAGCGCTTTTTAAAAGCGTTGCTCATGACTTTCGCGGTCAGTTTTATCTTTGCGGGATTTCTGCTGGCGGTGTCCTTTTTCCTTGCGCCGGCTGGGATGCTTTTTTATAACGGAGTGGTCTATTTCGATATCTCGGCGCTTATGCTGATTTTTTCGACCACGGCGGCCTATCTGCTGCTGAGCCTGCTGGAGAAGCTCTTCGCCGGCCGTACGCATGAGAAGAAACTCTACGATGTGACCGTTTCGGTAAGTGGGAAAACGGTGTCCTTCAAAGGTCTGGTGGATACCGGAAGCAGCCTCAGGGAACCGTTTTCCGGCGCGCCAGTGATTGTCTGCGACCGGGAACTGGCCGGGAAGGTGAGGCCGGATGAAAGCGTCAGCTTCCGGGTGATCCCCTGTTTGACCGTGACCGGGCAGGGGACGCTTGAAGGATTTCATCCGGATGAGGTCACCATCGTCGGGGATGGAAAACAGATCAAGACCTCCGATGTCTATATCGCGTCCAGCCGCGAGCCGATTGGCGGGGAGTACCAAGCGCTTTTAAATCCGCAGCTTGTGGATCGCGGCTGA
- the sigG gene encoding RNA polymerase sporulation sigma factor SigG, with the protein MYYNKVEICGINTSKLPVLKEKEKIELLKRIREGDERARDEMISGNLRLVLSVVQKFTNRGENLDDLFQVGCIGLIKAIDNFDPNQNVRFSTYGVPMIIGEIRRHLRDNNSVRVSRSLRDMAYKAMQAKEALIGRNAKEPTVDEIAAEMGVKKEEVVLALEAIVEPMSLYEPVYSDGGDTIFVMDQVGDRDGESDWMDEIAIKEAMKSLGEREKRILSLRFFVGKTQMEVAKEIGISQAQVSRLEKGALDWIKKHI; encoded by the coding sequence GTGTACTATAATAAAGTGGAAATCTGCGGGATCAATACTTCAAAATTGCCCGTATTGAAGGAAAAGGAGAAGATAGAGCTTTTAAAACGCATCCGGGAGGGAGACGAAAGAGCACGGGATGAAATGATCAGCGGGAACCTGCGCCTGGTGCTTTCGGTGGTGCAGAAATTCACCAATCGCGGTGAAAATCTGGACGATCTGTTCCAGGTGGGCTGCATTGGACTCATCAAAGCCATTGATAATTTCGACCCGAACCAGAATGTCCGTTTTTCCACCTATGGGGTCCCGATGATCATTGGCGAGATCCGGCGGCATCTGCGGGACAACAATTCGGTCCGCGTCAGCCGTTCGCTGCGGGATATGGCCTATAAAGCGATGCAGGCGAAGGAAGCACTGATCGGACGCAATGCAAAGGAACCGACTGTGGATGAGATCGCCGCCGAAATGGGTGTGAAAAAAGAGGAGGTCGTACTCGCGCTCGAAGCGATTGTCGAGCCGATGTCCCTGTATGAACCGGTCTATTCGGATGGAGGCGACACGATCTTCGTGATGGATCAGGTGGGGGATCGAGACGGCGAAAGCGATTGGATGGATGAAATCGCGATCAAGGAAGCGATGAAAAGCCTGGGGGAGCGGGAAAAGCGGATTTTAAGCCTTCGTTTTTTTGTGGGCAAAACCCAGATGGAAGTCGCAAAGGAAATCGGTATTTCACAGGCACAGGTTTCCCGGTTGGAAAAAGGCGCGCTCGACTGGATCAAAAAGCACATCTGA
- the sigE gene encoding RNA polymerase sporulation sigma factor SigE, giving the protein MTVFKIGWARYLADRIRALLWRLRLRRGVYYINGPETLPAPLSKEEEKKVFARLEQNDESAKETLTVHNLRLVVYIAKKFESTGICVEDLISIGTIGLIKAVNTFCPQKNIKLATYASRCIENEILMHLRKNASHKNEISIDEPLNIDWDGNELLLSDILGTDPDSINRPIEDEAEKNLLLGAVEHLSDRERMIMQMRFGLCGQEEKTQKEVADIIGISQSYISRLEKRIIKKLKKELEKII; this is encoded by the coding sequence ATGACAGTCTTTAAAATCGGATGGGCCCGATATTTGGCAGACCGCATCAGGGCGTTGCTGTGGCGCCTGCGGCTGCGCCGCGGGGTCTACTATATCAATGGACCGGAGACCTTGCCCGCTCCGCTTTCCAAGGAGGAGGAAAAAAAGGTTTTTGCCCGGCTGGAACAGAATGATGAATCCGCGAAGGAAACGCTTACAGTACATAATCTGCGGCTGGTCGTCTACATTGCGAAGAAATTTGAATCGACCGGCATCTGTGTGGAAGATCTCATTTCCATCGGGACAATCGGGCTGATCAAGGCGGTCAACACCTTCTGCCCGCAGAAAAATATCAAACTGGCAACTTATGCTTCCCGCTGTATTGAAAATGAAATCCTGATGCACCTGCGCAAAAATGCGTCGCACAAAAATGAAATATCGATCGACGAGCCGCTCAACATCGACTGGGACGGCAATGAGCTGCTTCTTTCGGATATCCTCGGCACTGATCCTGACAGTATCAACCGCCCAATCGAGGATGAAGCCGAGAAAAACCTGCTGCTCGGCGCTGTCGAACATCTTTCAGACCGCGAGCGGATGATCATGCAGATGCGGTTTGGGCTCTGCGGGCAGGAGGAAAAAACGCAGAAGGAAGTGGCGGATATCATCGGGATTTCCCAATCGTATATTTCTCGGTTGGAAAAACGGATCATCAAAAAGCTGAAAAAAGAACTGGAAAAGATTATATAA
- the recN gene encoding DNA repair protein RecN, with product MLSQLYINNVAVISEATIDFAEGLNVFTGETGAGKTILISAINAVLGERASKEMIRTGEQKAAISALFTGISDEACKALGEAGYSDDDGSVLIAREISADGKSSCRLNGRPATASILKTVSSLLINVHGQHDNQQLLSPGKHLGFIDSYGELAPLSAKYRQAYHAYMEVRRELESVDTDEAEKARRIDLLSYQINEIDAANLQPDEEEDLRSQRKLMKNALSVTEALGGSIAILDGDEQTRGLTGLLGALMENMQQAAKYMEEAQPLSERLTDIFYEVEGMGADIHDLLENFDCDPGRLDEVERRLDAIYTLKKKYGADIPAVLAFRDAAEEELSQIESSDVRAEKLRGQLGALLAQAEKLAKELSEKRIQAAARFTKAVMDELAFLDMPSVRLSVIRREKPLSPDGIDDMELFIATNLGEEAKSLAKIASGGELSRIMLSIKNVLADRDGIGTLIFDEVDTGVSGRAAQKIGQKLAQVAQNRQVIVVTHLAQVASFAKQHLYISKQTHDNRTFTTIQPLDREARVRELARIVGGEKVSEIALSHAREMLSDARN from the coding sequence ATGCTTTCACAGCTTTACATAAACAACGTCGCAGTCATCAGTGAGGCGACGATCGATTTTGCTGAGGGGCTCAATGTCTTTACCGGCGAAACCGGTGCGGGAAAAACGATCCTCATCAGCGCAATTAACGCGGTGCTGGGGGAGCGCGCTTCAAAGGAAATGATCCGCACCGGCGAACAGAAAGCCGCAATTTCGGCGCTGTTCACCGGGATTTCTGACGAGGCCTGCAAGGCGCTTGGAGAAGCGGGTTATTCGGACGATGACGGCTCGGTGCTGATTGCGCGGGAGATTTCCGCCGATGGCAAGTCGAGTTGCCGGTTGAACGGCCGCCCAGCGACTGCATCGATTCTGAAGACTGTTTCCAGCCTGCTCATCAATGTGCATGGACAGCACGACAATCAACAGCTCCTCTCACCGGGAAAACACCTTGGCTTCATCGACAGCTACGGGGAGCTTGCGCCGCTGTCGGCAAAATACCGGCAGGCGTATCACGCCTATATGGAGGTGCGCCGGGAGCTTGAAAGCGTCGACACTGACGAGGCGGAAAAGGCCCGCAGGATCGATTTGCTCAGCTATCAGATCAATGAAATCGACGCGGCGAACCTGCAGCCGGACGAGGAAGAGGATCTGCGTTCCCAACGCAAGCTGATGAAGAACGCGCTCAGCGTCACCGAAGCGCTTGGCGGCAGCATCGCGATTCTTGATGGGGACGAGCAGACACGCGGACTTACCGGCCTGCTAGGCGCATTGATGGAAAATATGCAACAGGCCGCAAAATACATGGAGGAGGCGCAGCCGCTTTCCGAGCGGCTTACCGACATCTTTTACGAGGTGGAGGGGATGGGCGCGGATATCCATGACCTTCTGGAGAATTTCGACTGCGATCCGGGACGGCTTGATGAGGTGGAACGGCGGCTTGACGCAATCTACACCCTCAAAAAGAAATACGGCGCGGATATCCCGGCGGTGCTCGCCTTTCGCGACGCGGCAGAGGAGGAGCTGTCCCAGATCGAGTCGTCCGATGTGCGCGCAGAGAAGCTGCGCGGCCAGCTTGGCGCACTGCTTGCGCAGGCCGAAAAGCTGGCGAAGGAACTTTCCGAAAAGCGGATCCAGGCGGCCGCACGTTTCACGAAAGCAGTGATGGATGAGCTTGCATTTCTCGATATGCCGTCGGTGCGGCTCTCGGTCATCCGGCGGGAAAAGCCGCTTTCGCCGGATGGAATCGATGATATGGAGCTGTTTATCGCGACCAACTTGGGTGAGGAGGCGAAGTCACTCGCAAAGATCGCTTCGGGCGGTGAACTTTCCCGCATCATGCTTTCGATCAAAAATGTGCTTGCCGACCGGGACGGCATCGGTACGCTGATCTTTGACGAGGTCGATACAGGCGTTTCCGGACGCGCGGCGCAGAAAATCGGGCAGAAGCTCGCTCAGGTTGCCCAGAACCGGCAGGTCATCGTTGTGACCCACCTCGCACAGGTCGCGTCGTTCGCAAAACAGCATCTATACATCTCCAAACAGACCCATGACAATCGAACCTTCACCACGATCCAGCCGCTTGACCGCGAGGCGCGCGTGCGGGAGCTCGCGCGAATCGTGGGCGGGGAAAAGGTGAGTGAGATCGCGCTTTCGCATGCGCGGGAAATGCTTTCGGATGCCCGAAACTAA
- the argR gene encoding arginine repressor → MKAKRHAKILELINSRPIETQDELLGLLADNGFPVTQATISRDIKELRLIKTLTPDGKYHYTAHGEAPKSEMSNKFLVIFSESVKEVDSAGNILVIKCYTGMANAVCAALDTLHWNGVVGTIAGDDTMLAIMRDDHNARELVMQLRKMMSASN, encoded by the coding sequence ATGAAAGCAAAGCGACATGCCAAAATTTTGGAGCTGATCAATTCACGGCCGATTGAAACGCAGGACGAACTGCTGGGCCTTCTGGCGGACAATGGGTTTCCGGTGACCCAGGCGACTATCTCCCGCGACATCAAAGAGCTGCGGCTGATAAAAACCCTGACACCGGATGGAAAATATCACTACACAGCGCATGGGGAAGCGCCAAAAAGCGAGATGAGCAATAAATTCCTGGTGATTTTCTCCGAATCGGTCAAGGAGGTCGATTCAGCGGGAAATATCCTGGTGATTAAATGCTACACCGGCATGGCGAACGCGGTCTGCGCGGCGCTCGATACGCTGCATTGGAACGGGGTGGTTGGAACCATCGCGGGGGATGACACCATGCTGGCGATCATGCGGGACGACCATAATGCCCGCGAACTGGTCATGCAGCTGCGGAAGATGATGTCCGCGTCAAACTGA
- a CDS encoding NAD(+)/NADH kinase, translated as MMGKKVLIMPNLTRDNTLCLMEPLIRRLHSCACAILMDEKYAGRFAGVHFAPFDEQITGCDVIITVGGDGTILHSAKHAMQHQKPLLGINSGRLGYLAQLEPNEMEYLDRLADGDYTIENRMMLEMRVGGDPQLYYALNDVVIAKGGHARLVDLEILDGNGQPVGSYRADGLIFATPTGSTAYSLSAGGPIVDPVIDTIVLTPICPHSLYDRSILLSPRMQLNVRSKFVNNSDNIVVSVDGERIAGLDADRQVRIQKSERTVPFINFAEKTFTGILSKKLKSRGEGV; from the coding sequence ATGATGGGAAAAAAAGTGCTGATTATGCCGAACCTCACAAGGGACAACACTCTTTGTCTGATGGAGCCGCTCATCCGGCGGCTGCATTCCTGCGCCTGTGCCATCCTGATGGATGAGAAGTACGCGGGCCGTTTTGCAGGCGTGCATTTTGCCCCGTTTGACGAGCAGATCACCGGCTGCGACGTGATCATCACGGTCGGTGGCGACGGTACGATTCTGCACAGTGCAAAGCATGCAATGCAACATCAAAAGCCGCTTTTGGGGATCAACTCCGGACGGCTCGGCTACCTGGCGCAGCTGGAACCGAACGAGATGGAATACCTTGACCGGCTTGCGGACGGGGATTATACCATCGAAAACCGGATGATGCTCGAGATGCGCGTCGGCGGCGATCCACAGCTGTATTACGCGCTCAACGACGTGGTGATCGCAAAGGGTGGACACGCCCGGTTGGTTGATCTGGAAATCCTTGACGGAAATGGGCAGCCGGTGGGCAGCTACCGGGCGGATGGGCTCATTTTTGCAACGCCGACCGGTTCAACTGCCTATTCGCTCTCGGCGGGCGGCCCGATCGTAGATCCGGTGATCGACACGATCGTTCTCACGCCGATCTGCCCGCATTCGCTGTATGACCGTTCGATTTTGCTTTCGCCGCGGATGCAGCTGAATGTACGCAGTAAATTTGTCAATAATTCGGATAATATCGTGGTCAGTGTGGACGGCGAACGGATTGCCGGGCTGGACGCGGACCGGCAGGTGCGGATTCAAAAATCAGAAAGAACCGTCCCGTTTATCAATTTTGCCGAAAAGACCTTTACCGGTATTCTCAGTAAGAAACTCAAATCCAGGGGGGAAGGCGTATGA
- the leuD gene encoding 3-isopropylmalate dehydratase small subunit, producing MKAVGTVHKYGDNIDTDVIIPARCLNISDRRELADHCMEDIDREFVKKVRPGDIMIGGFNFGCGSSREHAPMVIKENGVSCVIAKTFARIFYRNAINIGLPILECEAASDAIENGDRVEVDFDTGVIKNLTKNESYTAIPFPAFIKEIIDANGLLSWVKRNQK from the coding sequence ATGAAAGCAGTAGGAACAGTCCATAAATATGGAGACAACATCGACACCGATGTGATCATCCCGGCGCGTTGTCTCAACATCTCCGACCGCAGGGAGCTCGCGGACCACTGCATGGAGGATATCGACAGGGAATTCGTCAAAAAGGTAAGGCCCGGGGATATCATGATCGGCGGATTCAACTTTGGCTGCGGGTCCTCGCGGGAACACGCTCCGATGGTCATCAAGGAGAACGGGGTTTCCTGCGTTATCGCAAAGACCTTCGCGCGGATCTTCTACCGCAATGCGATCAATATCGGCCTGCCGATCCTGGAATGCGAGGCGGCCAGCGACGCGATTGAAAACGGCGACCGGGTTGAGGTGGACTTTGACACCGGTGTGATCAAAAACCTCACCAAAAATGAAAGCTACACAGCAATTCCGTTCCCGGCATTTATCAAGGAAATCATCGATGCGAACGGGCTGCTCAGCTGGGTCAAACGAAATCAGAAATGA
- a CDS encoding ECF transporter S component, producing the protein MAGKFSSTKYLTMLGLLAALTILLGITPLGFVQTPVIKATIMHVPVILGGVLLGPMAGGVLGGLMGLMSILSNTTAPTLTSFVFTPMLGNFWSIVVAMVPRICIGIVAAYVFRGLVKLWPKSDLPAFIGAGLLGSLTNTVLVMAGIYIFFGKRYAAAKGIDFSALFKMIIGVIAVSGTIEAAIATFLTLTVGKPLAKILKRS; encoded by the coding sequence ATGGCGGGTAAGTTTTCATCCACGAAATATCTGACGATGCTTGGCCTGCTTGCCGCGCTGACCATCCTTCTCGGCATCACGCCGCTCGGATTTGTCCAGACCCCGGTTATCAAGGCGACGATCATGCATGTACCTGTCATTTTGGGCGGCGTGCTGCTCGGCCCGATGGCGGGCGGGGTTCTCGGCGGACTGATGGGCCTTATGAGTATTTTGTCAAACACTACCGCGCCAACTCTCACTTCGTTTGTCTTTACGCCAATGCTGGGGAATTTCTGGAGTATTGTGGTGGCGATGGTTCCGCGGATCTGCATTGGGATTGTTGCGGCATATGTTTTTCGGGGGCTTGTAAAGCTCTGGCCCAAAAGCGACCTTCCGGCGTTTATCGGCGCGGGGCTTTTGGGGTCGCTTACCAATACGGTGCTGGTTATGGCGGGAATCTATATCTTTTTTGGCAAGCGGTATGCTGCCGCCAAGGGGATCGATTTTTCCGCGCTTTTCAAGATGATCATCGGTGTGATCGCGGTTTCCGGTACGATCGAGGCTGCGATTGCAACCTTTCTGACACTGACCGTCGGAAAGCCGCTGGCCAAAATCCTGAAACGCTCCTGA
- a CDS encoding 2-isopropylmalate synthase: MSQKIKIFDTTLRDGEQSPGCSMNLKEKLEMARQLERLGVDIIEAGFPVSSPDDFESVKQISQTVKNCTVAGLARSVEGDIQRAYDAVKFSESPRVHVFIATSDIHMQYKLKMTREQVVERVAYMVRFARSLCSDIEFSAEDASRSDRDFLVRVFDTAIAAGATTINIPDTTGYATPTEMYDLVFYIKSHLQNPHVDISVHNHDDLGLAVATSLACVKAGATQLECTINGIGERAGNAALEEIVMGIKTRRDYYDAETGIDTKQIYRTSKLLSTITGVPIAPNKSIVGANAFAHESGIHQHGVLANRETYEIMQPEDVGVNKNTMVLGKHSGKHAFADRISELGYRMSEEDIAAAFERFKVLADRKKDITDRDIEALISATAVNDVKQTYSLKSFVINSGTVISATAVVRLVKDGEEFEHVARGEGPIDAAFKAIDRIVKRQTKLENWTIQAVTEGEDALGEAISKITCEGNLVTGRGLSPDILEASIRSYINAINKAIALSGNVKADLSGK, from the coding sequence ATGAGCCAGAAAATTAAAATCTTTGACACGACCCTGCGCGACGGCGAGCAATCGCCCGGCTGCAGCATGAATCTGAAGGAGAAGCTCGAGATGGCGCGCCAGCTTGAACGGCTGGGCGTGGATATCATTGAAGCGGGGTTCCCGGTATCTTCGCCGGATGATTTTGAATCGGTCAAACAGATTTCCCAGACCGTGAAGAACTGCACGGTAGCCGGACTCGCACGCAGCGTTGAAGGGGATATCCAGCGCGCCTACGACGCGGTGAAATTCTCCGAATCCCCGCGGGTCCATGTTTTTATCGCGACCAGCGACATCCACATGCAGTATAAGCTCAAGATGACCCGGGAGCAGGTGGTTGAACGGGTGGCGTACATGGTCCGATTTGCCCGAAGTCTCTGCAGCGACATTGAGTTTTCCGCCGAGGACGCTTCCCGCAGTGATCGAGATTTCCTGGTGCGGGTGTTCGACACGGCGATTGCGGCCGGTGCAACCACCATCAATATCCCAGACACCACCGGCTATGCGACGCCAACCGAGATGTACGACCTGGTCTTTTACATCAAATCCCATCTGCAGAACCCGCATGTGGACATTTCAGTGCATAACCACGACGATCTGGGGCTCGCGGTGGCCACATCGCTCGCCTGTGTCAAGGCGGGGGCCACCCAGCTCGAATGTACCATCAACGGAATTGGTGAACGTGCCGGTAACGCGGCGCTCGAAGAGATTGTCATGGGCATTAAGACCCGCCGCGACTATTACGATGCCGAAACAGGAATCGACACCAAGCAGATTTACCGCACCAGCAAGCTGCTTTCCACCATCACCGGCGTGCCGATCGCGCCCAATAAATCGATTGTCGGCGCGAACGCTTTCGCACATGAAAGCGGTATCCATCAGCACGGCGTGCTGGCCAACCGCGAAACCTACGAGATCATGCAGCCGGAGGACGTTGGCGTCAACAAGAACACGATGGTTTTGGGCAAGCATTCGGGCAAACATGCTTTTGCCGACCGCATCTCCGAGCTGGGTTACAGGATGAGCGAAGAGGACATCGCGGCGGCGTTCGAGCGCTTCAAGGTGCTGGCCGACCGCAAAAAGGACATCACTGACCGCGACATCGAGGCGCTTATCAGCGCGACCGCCGTCAACGACGTCAAACAAACCTATTCGCTTAAGAGTTTTGTCATCAATTCCGGTACGGTCATCTCGGCGACTGCTGTGGTGCGGCTTGTCAAGGACGGGGAGGAATTTGAACATGTGGCGCGCGGAGAAGGCCCGATTGACGCGGCGTTCAAGGCGATCGACCGGATTGTAAAGCGCCAGACCAAACTCGAAAACTGGACCATTCAGGCGGTTACCGAGGGCGAAGACGCGCTGGGAGAGGCGATCAGCAAGATCACCTGTGAAGGCAACCTTGTCACTGGGCGCGGGCTTTCCCCAGATATCCTGGAGGCAAGTATCCGCAGCTATATCAACGCAATCAATAAAGCGATCGCGCTTTCCGGCAACGTGAAGGCCGATCTTTCCGGGAAATAA